A genomic stretch from Candidatus Hydrogenisulfobacillus filiaventi includes:
- a CDS encoding protein of unknown function (Evidence 5 : Unknown function) → MAGAVSVWTPTVSAATGVREEEDNAGVAGGSPAAQPAGGGPQPAGAVAGGGTRSVPAGAGPLHGGGGGHPGQFRPASGPGAGAAGAGVHRIPQRA, encoded by the coding sequence GTGGCGGGTGCGGTTTCGGTGTGGACCCCGACGGTTTCTGCCGCCACGGGGGTAAGGGAGGAGGAGGACAATGCCGGCGTGGCAGGAGGTAGCCCGGCGGCGCAGCCGGCAGGAGGCGGCCCTCAACCGGCTGGTGCCGTTGCGGGCGGTGGGACCCGATCTGTGCCTGCTGGAGCGGGACCGCTTCACGGCGGTGGTGGAGGCCACCCCGGTCAATTTCGCCCTGCGTCCGGCCCCGGAGCAGGAGCGGCTGGTGCGGGAGTACACCGCATTCCTCAACGGGCTTGA
- a CDS encoding protein of unknown function (Evidence 5 : Unknown function), producing the protein MAVRLPAGMEQAWRRWLGRDGPPRAGGRSRRVWGVAWLAGAAVSLAASAWQDRQRQLVPVAAVPLPAGVRISPAAVRWVPVDWVRLGPPGLRNPAQPAGPLYTTRFLPAGSLLAAGAVSRRPPGGSAGTVWVPLPALPAALAGLVRPGARVRVLAGSGRQAWESPPLPVVAVAAGNSWTGGSGGGLVVAMPAPVWNAYRTVAGSGKEMVVMCAP; encoded by the coding sequence ATGGCGGTACGGTTGCCGGCCGGAATGGAACAAGCCTGGCGGCGGTGGTTAGGGCGGGACGGGCCGCCGCGGGCGGGCGGCAGGAGCCGCCGCGTATGGGGCGTGGCGTGGCTGGCCGGCGCTGCGGTGAGCCTGGCGGCATCGGCCTGGCAGGACCGGCAGCGGCAGTTGGTGCCGGTGGCGGCGGTGCCGCTGCCGGCGGGGGTACGGATTTCCCCCGCGGCGGTGCGCTGGGTGCCGGTCGACTGGGTACGGCTGGGGCCGCCGGGCTTGCGGAACCCGGCGCAGCCTGCCGGTCCCCTGTATACCACCCGCTTCCTGCCGGCGGGCAGCCTGCTGGCCGCGGGCGCGGTCAGCCGCCGGCCTCCGGGCGGCAGCGCAGGCACGGTCTGGGTTCCCCTCCCCGCCCTGCCCGCCGCCCTGGCGGGGCTGGTGCGTCCGGGGGCGCGGGTGCGGGTGCTGGCGGGGAGCGGGCGTCAGGCCTGGGAATCGCCCCCGTTGCCGGTGGTGGCGGTGGCGGCCGGCAACAGCTGGACCGGCGGCAGCGGCGGGGGGCTGGTGGTGGCAATGCCGGCCCCGGTGTGGAACGCCTACCGGACGGTGGCGGGCAGCGGGAAGGAAATGGTGGTGATGTGCGCGCCATGA
- a CDS encoding 4Fe-4S ferredoxin, iron-sulfur binding encodes MAGAVLAAGAGGAAIHRRRRQRQVAAARRRAAAVLLEAIALYLAAGSGFWPAVEGAVAMAGDPGLREVARAVLAGEVPAPLPAEWEELVTWLGRGRRGAWRRRRPNGSWRRGAPARKRCRPVPLPAPRCGWPSFPPCSC; translated from the coding sequence ATGGCGGGCGCGGTTCTGGCGGCGGGGGCCGGCGGGGCCGCCATCCACCGGCGCCGCCGGCAGCGGCAGGTAGCGGCAGCCCGCCGGCGGGCGGCGGCGGTACTGCTGGAGGCCATCGCCCTGTATCTGGCGGCCGGGAGCGGGTTCTGGCCGGCGGTGGAAGGGGCGGTGGCGATGGCGGGGGATCCCGGGCTGCGGGAAGTGGCTCGGGCGGTTCTGGCCGGGGAGGTGCCGGCGCCGTTGCCGGCGGAATGGGAGGAGCTGGTGACCTGGCTGGGGCGTGGGCGCCGGGGGGCATGGCGGCGGCGGAGGCCGAACGGCAGCTGGAGGCGTGGAGCGCCCGCGAGGAAGCGGTGCAGGCCCGTGCCGCTGCCCGCGCCCCGCTGTGGTTGGCCCTCCTTTCCGCCCTGCAGTTGCTGA
- a CDS encoding membrane protein of unknown function (Evidence 5 : Unknown function): protein MGLSVLLPAAAVALLAGADRSRGQRRLPWPPLLAGLLAAWQGPRPWDGVPAAVWAGGFWWWVRMLDGERRRRRTEEDGRRALGRLAYRLETGQAFPPALEDTLREAGIVWPAGADPGQVLRRLVDRWPGPDWEAVETGWMLVMRQGGSLTAVVQAADAAASRRERRRRRQEEEAQGRRTTLLVMALAPLLTTAVLALALPAFWRVLAATGGGVGVLTAVAAVKYHRAGSRRPPRGGEG, encoded by the coding sequence GTGGGGCTGAGTGTGCTGCTGCCGGCGGCTGCCGTGGCGCTGCTGGCGGGGGCGGACCGGTCGCGGGGGCAACGCCGCCTGCCCTGGCCGCCGCTGCTGGCGGGGCTGCTGGCGGCGTGGCAGGGACCGCGGCCCTGGGACGGGGTGCCGGCGGCGGTATGGGCGGGCGGTTTCTGGTGGTGGGTCCGGATGCTGGACGGAGAGCGCCGGCGCCGGCGGACGGAGGAGGACGGCCGCCGCGCGCTGGGCCGGCTGGCCTACCGGCTGGAGACGGGCCAGGCCTTCCCCCCGGCGTTGGAGGACACCCTGCGGGAGGCCGGCATCGTCTGGCCGGCGGGGGCGGATCCCGGGCAGGTGCTGCGCCGGCTGGTGGACCGGTGGCCGGGTCCGGACTGGGAGGCGGTGGAGACGGGCTGGATGCTGGTGATGCGGCAGGGGGGCAGCCTGACGGCGGTGGTGCAGGCGGCGGATGCCGCCGCCTCCCGCCGGGAGCGCCGGCGCCGGAGACAGGAGGAGGAGGCGCAGGGCCGCCGGACCACCCTCCTGGTGATGGCCCTGGCGCCGCTGCTGACCACGGCCGTGCTGGCGCTGGCACTGCCCGCCTTCTGGCGGGTGCTGGCGGCTACCGGTGGCGGGGTGGGCGTGCTGACGGCCGTGGCCGCCGTAAAGTACCACCGCGCTGGCAGCCGCCGGCCGCCTCGGGGCGGGGAGGGGTAG
- a CDS encoding protein of unknown function (Evidence 5 : Unknown function): MGTDGRRPHLAGGRGGGRRGAVALEPRLGERALAGGRGRLALGAGLAWARPGGRRLPELIWWRVRFRCGPRRFLPPRG, from the coding sequence ATGGGGACTGACGGTCGGCGACCTCATCTGGCCGGCGGCCGCGGTGGTGGTCGACGTGGCGCTGTGGCACTGGAGCCGCGGCTGGGGGAACGGGCGCTGGCTGGTGGTCGGGGCCGTCTCGCGCTAGGAGCCGGCCTGGCCTGGGCCCGGCCCGGTGGGCGCCGGCTGCCGGAGCTGATCTGGTGGCGGGTGCGGTTTCGGTGTGGACCCCGACGGTTTCTGCCGCCACGGGGGTAA
- a CDS encoding Menaquinone-specific isochorismate synthase — protein MAGPYWHWNIAIRTLTRFGDDYRLGAGAGITVDSDPEAEWRETLEKADGLLRALGVPAP, from the coding sequence GTGGCCGGACCCTACTGGCACTGGAATATCGCCATCCGGACCCTGACCCGCTTCGGGGATGACTACCGGCTGGGGGCCGGCGCCGGCATCACCGTGGACTCCGACCCCGAGGCCGAGTGGCGGGAGACGCTGGAAAAGGCTGACGGGCTGCTGCGGGCGCTGGGGGTGCCGGCCCCCTGA
- a CDS encoding conserved protein of unknown function (Evidence 4 : Unknown function but conserved in other organisms) produces MPAWQEVARRRSRQEAALNRLVPLRAVGPDLCLLERDRFTAVVEATPVNFALRPAPEQERLVREYTAFLNGLDFPLQILVRADALRLDEYLGQLKAQEETVEAHLRPPLRDYLDFIRRTGQVQHLLRRRFFLILSWQGFDTRTRPLRRGEELWEEARQELLRRRGVLEQGLKPLGVRIRPLEGVELFEFIYASVGAGRALPRGVRWEWDRDRP; encoded by the coding sequence ATGCCGGCGTGGCAGGAGGTAGCCCGGCGGCGCAGCCGGCAGGAGGCGGCCCTCAACCGGCTGGTGCCGTTGCGGGCGGTGGGACCCGATCTGTGCCTGCTGGAGCGGGACCGCTTCACGGCGGTGGTGGAGGCCACCCCGGTCAATTTCGCCCTGCGTCCGGCCCCGGAGCAGGAGCGGCTGGTGCGGGAGTACACCGCATTCCTCAACGGGCTTGACTTTCCGTTGCAAATCCTGGTACGGGCGGATGCCTTGCGCCTGGACGAGTACCTGGGGCAGCTCAAGGCGCAGGAGGAGACGGTGGAGGCGCATCTGCGGCCGCCGCTGCGGGACTACCTGGACTTCATCCGGCGTACCGGGCAGGTCCAGCATCTGCTCCGGCGGCGGTTCTTCCTGATCCTATCCTGGCAGGGATTTGATACTCGGACCCGGCCTTTGCGGCGGGGGGAGGAGCTGTGGGAGGAGGCGCGCCAGGAGCTACTGCGCCGGCGCGGGGTGCTGGAACAGGGACTGAAGCCGCTCGGGGTCCGCATCCGGCCTCTGGAAGGGGTGGAACTGTTCGAGTTCATCTATGCCAGCGTAGGGGCCGGACGGGCGCTGCCGCGCGGGGTGCGGTGGGAGTGGGACCGTGACCGCCCCTAA
- a CDS encoding Acyl-CoA thioesterase — translation MTELVLPSDANQLGNILGGRVMHWVDLAAAIAAARHAGRVAVTASMDRLDFLLPVKVGQVVSLVAEVNWAGRTSMEVGVEVYREELGASERELTSRAYLTFVAIDADGRPVPVPPLLLTRSEEVARFHAAEARRQARLAHRARMREEL, via the coding sequence ATGACCGAGCTGGTGCTGCCCAGCGATGCCAATCAGCTGGGCAACATCTTGGGCGGCCGCGTAATGCATTGGGTGGACCTGGCGGCCGCCATCGCCGCCGCCCGCCACGCGGGGCGGGTGGCGGTAACTGCGTCCATGGACCGGCTGGATTTCCTGCTGCCGGTCAAGGTGGGCCAGGTGGTCTCGCTGGTGGCCGAGGTCAACTGGGCCGGACGCACTTCCATGGAGGTGGGGGTCGAGGTCTACCGCGAGGAGCTGGGGGCTTCGGAACGCGAACTGACCTCCCGGGCCTATCTGACCTTTGTAGCCATTGACGCGGATGGGCGGCCGGTCCCCGTGCCGCCCCTGTTGCTCACCCGCTCCGAGGAGGTGGCCCGCTTCCATGCCGCCGAGGCCCGCCGCCAGGCCCGCCTGGCCCACCGGGCCCGGATGCGGGAGGAACTGTGA
- a CDS encoding protein of unknown function (Evidence 5 : Unknown function), with translation MLSASPDLCLERAPAGVVRTAPIKGTRPRGRNPETDRPLAGELLASETGRAELIVVVDLEHNDLDRVAAAGGVRMRRGPHLESLPYVHHLVAEVEGRYPWPDPTGTGISPSGP, from the coding sequence GTGCTCTCGGCCAGCCCGGACCTCTGCCTGGAGCGCGCCCCGGCCGGCGTGGTCCGCACCGCCCCCATCAAGGGCACCCGGCCCCGCGGCCGTAACCCGGAGACCGACCGGCCCCTGGCGGGGGAACTGCTGGCCAGCGAGACAGGCCGGGCGGAGCTCATCGTGGTGGTCGACCTGGAGCACAACGACCTCGACCGGGTCGCAGCCGCGGGCGGGGTACGGATGCGCCGCGGGCCCCACCTGGAGTCCCTCCCCTATGTGCACCACCTGGTGGCCGAGGTGGAGGGGCGCTATCCGTGGCCGGACCCTACTGGCACTGGAATATCGCCATCCGGACCCTGA
- a CDS encoding Conjugal transfer protein TraC — MTAPKGGRQPGVPDLVWPSAVEVFPDELRVGDRWVRSWEVVGWPREVRPGWMLPLLHFPYPLAVSLCIDPRPVADALGELGRRLIREQGGQEARRRLGGLRDPGAETAIADAERLRTELVQGRTRLVDAGMVVTAWAGSREQLDEAGRLLEALAGGMMLVLRPLRFRQTEGYRVTWAAGCPTAHREWDTASWATLFPMAVQDRMDPEGTVLGTNALSHAPVVLDRFRLPSPHSITLGWSGSGKSFAAKLEVLRARYRRLPVAVVDPEGEYAGLERAGAQVVRLGQAEADGFNPFAVHAGQPEDRPARMDFLTRFLLRLLGREDGALRSTLVRALWEAEQPDADEGFWPRIPDPGVLAGRFAGRLAALDPGLAAELAPYLERWRNGGSGSLPEADWVVYDLSRLTMHFKQAMYLAVVERLAAQTRSRQPRLVVIDEAWYLLNDADSALYVEELFRRARKWRTALALVTQDVGDFVRSRAAEVCLRNAPVVLLLRQHVEAADDLARLFHLSEAEVERLLTAGVGEGLLLAEEDHIPLQIWAAPAESALLTGKGG; from the coding sequence GTGACCGCCCCTAAGGGCGGGCGGCAGCCCGGGGTGCCCGACCTGGTGTGGCCGTCGGCGGTGGAGGTGTTCCCCGACGAGCTCCGGGTGGGCGACCGTTGGGTCCGCAGCTGGGAGGTGGTGGGGTGGCCGCGCGAGGTGCGGCCAGGTTGGATGTTGCCCCTGCTGCACTTCCCCTATCCCCTCGCCGTCAGCCTGTGCATCGACCCGCGGCCGGTGGCGGACGCGCTAGGGGAACTTGGCCGCCGCCTCATCCGCGAACAGGGCGGCCAGGAGGCCCGCCGGCGCCTGGGCGGCTTGCGGGACCCGGGGGCGGAGACCGCTATCGCGGACGCGGAGCGCCTGCGTACGGAGCTGGTGCAGGGTCGGACCCGGCTGGTGGATGCGGGAATGGTGGTGACGGCGTGGGCCGGGTCCCGGGAACAGCTGGACGAGGCGGGCCGGCTGTTGGAGGCCCTGGCCGGGGGCATGATGCTGGTGCTGCGCCCCCTGCGGTTTCGGCAGACCGAGGGCTACCGGGTCACCTGGGCAGCCGGGTGCCCGACGGCCCACCGGGAGTGGGACACCGCCAGCTGGGCCACCCTCTTTCCTATGGCGGTCCAGGACCGGATGGACCCGGAGGGGACGGTGCTGGGGACCAACGCGCTCAGCCACGCCCCAGTCGTGCTGGACCGCTTCCGCCTTCCGTCCCCGCATTCCATCACCTTGGGCTGGTCCGGGTCTGGCAAGAGCTTTGCCGCCAAACTGGAGGTCCTGCGGGCGCGGTACCGGCGGCTGCCGGTGGCGGTGGTCGACCCCGAGGGGGAGTATGCCGGCCTGGAACGGGCCGGGGCGCAGGTGGTGCGCCTGGGTCAGGCCGAGGCAGACGGCTTCAATCCCTTCGCAGTGCACGCCGGACAGCCGGAGGATCGGCCGGCCCGGATGGACTTCCTTACCCGGTTCCTGCTCCGGTTGCTGGGCCGGGAGGACGGCGCCCTGCGCAGCACATTGGTCCGGGCCTTGTGGGAGGCGGAGCAGCCGGATGCCGACGAAGGGTTCTGGCCCCGGATCCCGGACCCCGGGGTCCTGGCGGGGCGGTTTGCCGGGCGCCTGGCGGCGCTGGATCCGGGCCTGGCGGCGGAACTGGCCCCCTACCTGGAGCGGTGGCGGAATGGCGGCAGCGGCAGCCTGCCGGAGGCGGACTGGGTGGTCTATGACCTCAGCCGGCTCACGATGCATTTCAAGCAGGCGATGTACCTGGCGGTGGTGGAACGGCTGGCCGCACAAACCCGGTCCCGCCAGCCCCGGCTGGTGGTGATCGACGAGGCCTGGTATCTGCTCAATGACGCCGACAGTGCCCTCTATGTAGAGGAACTCTTCCGGCGGGCGCGCAAGTGGCGGACCGCCCTGGCGCTGGTGACCCAGGACGTGGGGGATTTCGTCCGTAGCCGGGCGGCCGAGGTATGTCTGCGCAACGCGCCGGTCGTGCTGCTGTTGCGCCAGCACGTGGAGGCGGCGGACGACCTGGCGCGGCTGTTTCACCTGTCCGAGGCCGAAGTGGAGCGCCTGCTGACCGCAGGGGTGGGGGAAGGGCTGCTCCTGGCCGAGGAGGACCATATCCCGCTGCAAATCTGGGCGGCTCCGGCGGAGTCGGCGCTGCTCACGGGAAAGGGCGGCTGA
- a CDS encoding conserved membrane protein of unknown function (Evidence 4 : Unknown function but conserved in other organisms), whose product MAGGLNPWGAVLGRWAAQIWGLAVHLVAGVLGRVALAPLVLPAPAWAVLRTSRTLALGAAGLALALALVRTVWPAGRAGGALTVVGRAVAGGLWMLLLPQVPAALLAVNNALVAALRPEGGLPAAVSAPTAVLTPALTLLLGIASAALAGYLPVFYAARAVEVVLLGALGPWMVLWWWAGGRADGVGRWARELVAAVFVQSAHALLLRLLVLLWQAPGTAGSRPLFTAGVLWAMTQAPSLLRRSLGLGPGGTLPRW is encoded by the coding sequence ATGGCGGGCGGGCTGAATCCCTGGGGCGCGGTCCTGGGCCGGTGGGCGGCCCAGATCTGGGGCCTGGCGGTGCACCTGGTGGCCGGGGTCCTGGGGCGGGTGGCGCTGGCCCCCCTGGTCCTGCCCGCCCCGGCCTGGGCGGTGCTGCGCACCTCGCGCACCCTCGCCCTGGGCGCGGCCGGACTGGCATTGGCGCTGGCGCTGGTGCGGACCGTCTGGCCGGCGGGCCGGGCGGGCGGGGCGCTGACCGTGGTGGGGCGGGCCGTGGCAGGAGGGCTGTGGATGCTGCTGCTGCCGCAGGTGCCGGCAGCGCTGCTGGCCGTTAACAACGCGCTGGTGGCTGCGCTGCGCCCGGAAGGGGGTCTGCCGGCAGCGGTTTCTGCGCCCACCGCCGTCCTCACCCCGGCCCTCACCCTGCTGCTTGGGATCGCCTCGGCCGCCCTGGCAGGCTACCTGCCGGTCTTTTATGCGGCCCGGGCGGTGGAGGTCGTGCTGCTGGGAGCGTTGGGGCCCTGGATGGTGTTGTGGTGGTGGGCCGGGGGTCGCGCGGACGGGGTGGGCCGTTGGGCCCGGGAACTGGTGGCGGCGGTGTTTGTGCAGAGCGCCCATGCCCTGCTGTTACGTCTGCTGGTCCTGCTGTGGCAGGCACCAGGGACGGCAGGCTCACGGCCTCTCTTCACGGCGGGCGTGTTATGGGCTATGACCCAGGCGCCGAGCCTGCTGCGCCGGAGCCTGGGCCTGGGGCCCGGAGGCACGCTGCCGCGGTGGTGA
- a CDS encoding conserved membrane protein of unknown function (Evidence 4 : Unknown function but conserved in other organisms), with amino-acid sequence MRLAAWHGCRERFATPAFHLPWPAYLWFAAILSGFALLDGVGRPLTAYLVPPFAATLSIILLLPHQPVARPAAVVLGSTLAAGLGTLAGMLGHGPLLAALTAAGVFMLLSRLGLYHPPALALSMYPLLLHPGPWFALASVLPFTLVAVGTATLLSRRVAAWPPYPLGNLLQGGEAAG; translated from the coding sequence ATGCGGCTCGCAGCCTGGCATGGGTGCCGGGAGCGCTTCGCCACCCCGGCCTTCCATCTGCCCTGGCCGGCTTATCTGTGGTTTGCGGCCATCCTGAGCGGGTTTGCCCTGTTGGACGGGGTGGGCCGCCCGCTGACCGCCTACCTGGTCCCCCCGTTTGCGGCTACCCTCAGCATCATCCTGCTGTTGCCCCATCAACCGGTGGCCCGGCCGGCCGCGGTCGTGCTGGGGTCCACCTTGGCGGCCGGTCTGGGCACCCTGGCCGGGATGCTGGGACACGGGCCGCTGCTGGCGGCCCTCACCGCGGCGGGGGTTTTTATGCTGTTGAGCCGTCTGGGCCTGTACCACCCGCCCGCGCTGGCCCTCTCCATGTATCCCCTGCTGCTGCACCCCGGCCCCTGGTTCGCCCTGGCCTCGGTGTTGCCCTTTACCCTGGTGGCGGTGGGAACCGCCACCCTGCTGAGCCGGCGGGTGGCTGCCTGGCCGCCCTATCCCCTGGGCAACCTGCTGCAGGGGGGGGAGGCGGCCGGATAG
- a CDS encoding protein of unknown function (Evidence 5 : Unknown function), whose translation MGREVPVPLAREPEVLWGLTVGDLIWPAAAVVVDVALWHWSRGWGNGRWLVVGAVSR comes from the coding sequence ATGGGACGGGAGGTGCCGGTGCCGCTGGCCCGGGAGCCCGAGGTGCTATGGGGACTGACGGTCGGCGACCTCATCTGGCCGGCGGCCGCGGTGGTGGTCGACGTGGCGCTGTGGCACTGGAGCCGCGGCTGGGGGAACGGGCGCTGGCTGGTGGTCGGGGCCGTCTCGCGCTAG
- a CDS encoding protein of unknown function (Evidence 5 : Unknown function), whose protein sequence is MVLAPGTPLPEVAAPAALRLVASWSPERPAVTLRAHLRPLPAPAALAGPGLPAAGGLSAARSAARPQNLEPFPGRRRGPGTVVRSRAG, encoded by the coding sequence GTGGTCCTGGCACCGGGAACGCCGCTGCCGGAGGTGGCGGCCCCGGCCGCCCTCCGGCTGGTCGCCTCCTGGTCCCCGGAGCGGCCGGCTGTCACCCTCCGCGCCCATCTGCGGCCCCTGCCGGCCCCCGCCGCCCTGGCCGGCCCTGGCCTACCCGCCGCTGGCGGCCTGTCCGCCGCCCGCTCCGCTGCACGGCCTCAAAACCTTGAGCCATTCCCTGGCCGCAGGAGAGGACCCGGCACCGTGGTACGATCGCGTGCTGGCTAA
- a CDS encoding protein of unknown function (Evidence 5 : Unknown function) translates to MWSWHRERRCRRWRPRPPSGWSPPGPRSGRLSPSAPICGPCRPPPPWPALAYPPLAACPPPAPLHGLKTLSHSLAAGEDPAPWYDRVLANPRGEVMETLRHNLFWTDREGRVFTPSLETGCVAGVGRRWALARLRAWSIAVAEVATAPPDPEDIAECWLTNALSGPVPVGALGHHPLDPGRARLGPALAGGWPPAQR, encoded by the coding sequence TTGTGGTCCTGGCACCGGGAACGCCGCTGCCGGAGGTGGCGGCCCCGGCCGCCCTCCGGCTGGTCGCCTCCTGGTCCCCGGAGCGGCCGGCTGTCACCCTCCGCGCCCATCTGCGGCCCCTGCCGGCCCCCGCCGCCCTGGCCGGCCCTGGCCTACCCGCCGCTGGCGGCCTGTCCGCCGCCCGCTCCGCTGCACGGCCTCAAAACCTTGAGCCATTCCCTGGCCGCAGGAGAGGACCCGGCACCGTGGTACGATCGCGTGCTGGCTAATCCCCGGGGGGAGGTCATGGAGACGCTCCGTCACAACCTCTTCTGGACCGACCGCGAAGGACGGGTCTTCACCCCCTCCCTGGAGACGGGCTGCGTGGCGGGGGTGGGACGGCGCTGGGCCCTCGCCCGTCTGCGCGCCTGGAGCATTGCGGTCGCGGAGGTGGCAACGGCCCCCCCGGACCCCGAGGACATCGCCGAATGCTGGCTCACCAATGCCTTGAGCGGCCCGGTGCCGGTGGGTGCCCTGGGCCACCACCCGCTGGATCCCGGCCGGGCGCGCCTGGGACCGGCCCTGGCCGGCGGCTGGCCGCCGGCTCAGCGGTAG
- a CDS encoding protein of unknown function (Evidence 5 : Unknown function): MRAMKTTGILVASGHPGLEARLRAECGPGLRTVPAWADLAQPAPAGGERLFLGVALPGLPEPEGIPAAWWDRWRGGVVWSDGAAAGNWRQVLAGRPQWEVWTDRLDPGRLWAWCRAAGEGEETPGLRPRRWGVLGAGADARPVGLFLAVAARAAAAYGPGLVVDAEWGIGDLTAALPGGERWVAPAALAALVRRRLPGVLGQAIRSPSVLDPDPPLPAPAAWQEVLAAADPWQGLVPGAGSPAAAGAAGAGTPGSGAAGAGHRDRPCACPAPGGGPASGGAPPGNGRRGAGRERQCGGGMAAAHRPRVVEPARGGRSCRRLARRLRSGGLRAAERAPC; the protein is encoded by the coding sequence GTGCGCGCCATGAAGACGACCGGCATCCTGGTGGCAAGCGGGCATCCGGGGCTGGAGGCCCGCCTGCGGGCGGAATGCGGGCCCGGCCTGCGCACCGTGCCCGCCTGGGCTGACCTGGCGCAACCGGCGCCGGCGGGGGGAGAACGCCTGTTCCTGGGGGTTGCCCTGCCCGGGCTGCCGGAGCCGGAGGGGATTCCGGCCGCGTGGTGGGACCGCTGGCGGGGCGGGGTGGTGTGGTCGGACGGGGCCGCGGCCGGGAACTGGCGGCAGGTGCTGGCGGGCCGGCCGCAGTGGGAGGTCTGGACGGATCGCCTCGACCCCGGCCGGTTGTGGGCCTGGTGTCGGGCGGCAGGGGAGGGGGAGGAGACACCCGGCCTTCGCCCCCGGCGCTGGGGGGTACTGGGAGCGGGCGCGGACGCCCGGCCGGTGGGCTTGTTCCTGGCCGTGGCGGCGCGGGCGGCGGCGGCCTACGGCCCCGGCCTGGTGGTCGACGCCGAGTGGGGCATTGGGGACCTGACTGCCGCTCTGCCGGGCGGGGAGCGCTGGGTGGCGCCCGCAGCCCTGGCGGCCCTGGTGCGGCGGCGGTTGCCGGGCGTGCTCGGGCAGGCCATCCGGTCCCCCTCGGTGCTGGACCCCGACCCGCCCCTGCCGGCCCCGGCGGCCTGGCAGGAGGTGCTGGCGGCTGCGGACCCCTGGCAGGGGTTGGTACCTGGGGCGGGATCCCCGGCGGCCGCCGGTGCTGCAGGTGCTGGAACACCTGGATCTGGTGCTGCTGGTGCCGGGCACCGGGACCGGCCTTGTGCCTGCCCTGCGCCTGGCGGAGGTCCTGCGTCTGGCGGTGCCCCGCCTGGCAATGGCCGCCGCGGGGCTGGGCGGGAGCGGCAGTGCGGCGGCGGAATGGCGGCGGCGCACCGGCCTCGAGTGGTGGAGCCTGCCCGAGGCGGCCGGTCCTGCCGGCGGCTGGCGCGGCGGTTGCGGAGCGGCGGCCTGCGCGCCGCGGAGAGGGCCCCCTGCTGA
- the nrdR gene encoding negative regulator of transcription of ribonucleotide reductase nrd genes and operons (Evidence 2a : Function from experimental evidences in other organisms; PubMedId : 16950922, 27920297, 28624879; Product type r : regulator) — protein sequence MLDSRPAADNREIRRRRECPACHFRFTTRERVEEQTFWVIKRDGRREPFNREKILNGLLTACRKRPVPVEQLETLAAEVEQAIRERFAREVPTEVVGEEVITRLRALDEVAYVRFASVYRRFADAREFQEELKRLEPARQPEPAGERE from the coding sequence GTGCTTGATTCGCGCCCGGCGGCGGATAACCGGGAAATCCGCCGGCGCCGGGAGTGTCCCGCCTGTCATTTCCGTTTCACCACCCGCGAGCGGGTGGAGGAACAAACCTTCTGGGTCATCAAAAGGGACGGCCGTCGGGAACCGTTCAACCGGGAAAAGATCCTGAACGGGCTGCTGACCGCCTGCCGGAAGCGGCCGGTGCCGGTGGAACAGCTGGAAACGCTGGCGGCGGAGGTGGAACAGGCCATCCGGGAGCGGTTTGCCCGGGAGGTCCCCACGGAGGTGGTGGGCGAGGAGGTCATCACCCGCCTGCGCGCGCTCGACGAGGTGGCGTATGTCCGTTTTGCCTCCGTCTACCGGCGGTTTGCCGATGCGCGGGAGTTTCAGGAGGAGTTGAAACGGCTGGAACCGGCCCGCCAGCCGGAGCCGGCCGGGGAGCGGGAATGA
- a CDS encoding protein of unknown function (Evidence 5 : Unknown function), whose protein sequence is MAAAEAERQLEAWSAREEAVQARAAARAPLWLALLSALQLLNVLVLLAYPMVILAGRGLAGLP, encoded by the coding sequence ATGGCGGCGGCGGAGGCCGAACGGCAGCTGGAGGCGTGGAGCGCCCGCGAGGAAGCGGTGCAGGCCCGTGCCGCTGCCCGCGCCCCGCTGTGGTTGGCCCTCCTTTCCGCCCTGCAGTTGCTGAATGTGCTGGTGCTGCTGGCGTATCCGATGGTGATCCTGGCCGGCCGGGGCCTGGCCGGCCTGCCCTGA